A stretch of the Candidatus Poribacteria bacterium genome encodes the following:
- a CDS encoding glutamate-5-semialdehyde dehydrogenase, translating to MNRNIQKLIQSQARKAKSAMRVLSRSSVDVRNHALLAMAESLQNSKDEIQAANRIDLENSEKTEVPAPLMQRLLLDDKKIERMVDNLRQVAALPDPIGAVISMGERPNGLKIGTVRVPIGVVGVVYESRPDVTVEVSALCIKSGNGVILRGGSEAINSNATLANILSDTAAAEGVPDAIQFVNTIDRQAVYELIRLPEYVDLVIPRGSNEFVQLLMKESAVPVLGHADGICHIYVDEAADLNMATKICMNAKVGYKVAVCNAVETLLVHSDAAEKFLPTFCDKLQGADVEIRGCERTQQIYPATKPATEEDWRTEYLDYILSIRVVDNMDAAIEHIEAYGSHHSDAIITESYSASQRFLKEVDSAAVYVNASTVFTDGYEFGLGAEVGISTQKLHSRGPMGLEGLTTYKYVVYGDGQVRE from the coding sequence ATGAATAGAAACATTCAAAAACTGATCCAATCACAGGCGCGAAAGGCGAAATCGGCGATGCGGGTTTTATCGCGAAGCTCCGTCGATGTCCGAAATCATGCCCTCTTAGCGATGGCTGAGAGTCTACAGAATTCCAAAGATGAAATTCAGGCGGCAAATCGCATTGATCTCGAAAATAGCGAAAAGACTGAAGTTCCTGCCCCTCTCATGCAACGCCTCTTGTTAGATGACAAGAAAATCGAACGGATGGTAGATAATCTCCGCCAAGTCGCGGCACTTCCCGATCCGATTGGTGCGGTCATCAGTATGGGCGAGCGTCCCAACGGACTTAAAATCGGCACAGTCCGCGTGCCTATTGGTGTTGTCGGTGTCGTTTACGAATCGAGGCCCGATGTGACTGTTGAGGTGTCTGCACTCTGCATCAAATCTGGAAACGGTGTTATCCTCCGGGGCGGCTCCGAAGCAATTAACTCCAACGCGACACTCGCGAATATCCTCAGTGATACAGCTGCCGCAGAAGGCGTTCCTGATGCCATCCAGTTTGTTAACACAATTGATCGACAGGCAGTTTACGAACTTATCCGTCTACCAGAATACGTTGATCTTGTCATTCCACGGGGTAGTAATGAATTCGTCCAGCTTTTGATGAAGGAGTCCGCTGTCCCTGTTTTAGGGCACGCCGACGGCATCTGTCATATTTATGTTGATGAAGCCGCCGACCTCAATATGGCAACCAAGATTTGCATGAATGCAAAGGTTGGCTACAAGGTTGCGGTCTGCAACGCTGTAGAGACACTCCTTGTCCATAGCGATGCTGCTGAGAAATTCCTTCCTACTTTCTGTGATAAGTTGCAGGGCGCGGATGTTGAAATCCGTGGATGTGAACGGACACAGCAAATCTATCCGGCCACCAAACCAGCTACCGAGGAAGATTGGCGCACAGAATACCTCGACTACATCCTATCTATTCGCGTGGTGGACAATATGGACGCGGCAATTGAACACATAGAAGCGTATGGTTCACATCACTCAGATGCGATTATCACCGAAAGTTATAGTGCCTCGCAGCGTTTCCTCAAAGAGGTGGATTCGGCGGCAGTCTATGTCAACGCCAGCACCGTCTTTACCGACGGTTATGAGTTTGGATTGGGTGCCGAGGTCGGAATTAGCACACAGAAACTCCATTCCCGCGGTCCAATGGGACTTGAAGGATTGACGACCTACAAATATGTTGTCTATGGAGACGGTCAGGTGCGTGAGTAA
- a CDS encoding sigma-54 dependent transcriptional regulator, whose translation MKHVLVIDDDEKICWAFEQFLESEGYRPSIANNAEEGLRRIAADKPDVILLDVKLPGMSGLEALGEIKANHPWVIVIIITAYDDVETTIEAMRLQAFDFVPKPIDLDIVKSVLERAFRTQSVRSTLPVEAADESPTGQSGPRLVGKSSQMREIYKLIGIMASNTMTVLIEGETGTGKDLVARAIHTGSTRKDAPFVPVDCGALPDELLESELFGYEAGAFTDAKKEGKPGRFELANGGTLFLDEVGNMTPTSQMKLLRALQTQEIERLGGTRQLKVDVRVIAATNQELGEMVKRGQFREDLYYRFKRIALHLPPLRERQEDIPLLVTHFLQLIQEELGKSIRGISEEGMKLLQDYSWPGNVRELENSIRSAATLCRADVVLPDDLPSEIRTGHQIDPTGTSYLEAALKSFLQDITKEAITQEKRGLYEEVIALLDKALIELVLDEFSGNHSKTAELLGMSRTTLLKKIKQSSGADSE comes from the coding sequence ATGAAACATGTATTGGTAATTGACGACGACGAAAAAATCTGTTGGGCATTCGAGCAATTCCTGGAGAGCGAAGGCTATCGTCCGAGCATTGCGAATAATGCTGAAGAAGGCTTGCGTCGCATTGCAGCTGACAAACCAGATGTTATTCTGCTCGATGTGAAATTACCGGGGATGAGTGGTCTGGAGGCGTTAGGCGAAATTAAAGCCAACCATCCGTGGGTAATTGTGATTATCATCACGGCTTACGACGATGTGGAAACGACAATAGAGGCAATGCGCCTACAAGCGTTCGATTTCGTCCCGAAACCGATTGATCTGGATATTGTCAAGAGCGTTTTAGAGCGCGCCTTTCGTACACAATCCGTCCGTAGCACTTTGCCCGTGGAAGCAGCAGATGAATCCCCAACAGGGCAGAGCGGTCCCCGACTCGTTGGAAAGAGCAGCCAGATGCGCGAAATCTACAAACTCATCGGTATCATGGCAAGCAATACGATGACTGTCCTAATTGAGGGCGAAACGGGGACAGGTAAAGATCTGGTCGCACGCGCAATTCACACAGGTAGTACCCGGAAGGACGCACCATTCGTTCCCGTCGATTGTGGTGCCTTACCAGATGAACTCTTGGAGAGTGAGCTATTTGGCTACGAAGCCGGAGCGTTCACAGATGCGAAAAAGGAAGGGAAACCCGGACGATTTGAGTTGGCTAACGGTGGTACGCTTTTCCTTGATGAAGTTGGTAATATGACACCAACATCACAGATGAAATTGCTCCGCGCTTTGCAAACACAAGAAATTGAGCGATTGGGCGGAACCCGACAGCTTAAAGTGGATGTCCGAGTTATCGCTGCCACGAATCAGGAACTTGGCGAAATGGTGAAGCGAGGGCAGTTTCGCGAGGATCTCTACTATCGTTTCAAACGTATAGCACTCCATCTTCCGCCGTTACGGGAGCGTCAAGAGGATATTCCGTTACTCGTTACACATTTCTTGCAACTCATACAGGAAGAACTCGGTAAGTCGATCCGCGGTATCTCTGAAGAAGGGATGAAATTGCTGCAAGACTACTCATGGCCCGGCAACGTCCGGGAGTTGGAGAATTCCATCCGAAGCGCAGCAACGCTCTGTCGCGCAGATGTGGTTCTTCCAGACGACTTACCGTCAGAAATCCGCACAGGGCACCAGATTGATCCTACCGGCACCTCATACTTAGAAGCTGCCCTCAAATCCTTTTTACAAGACATTACAAAAGAGGCTATCACGCAAGAGAAACGGGGCCTTTATGAGGAGGTTATTGCGCTGTTAGATAAGGCACTCATTGAACTGGTGTTAGATGAATTTTCGGGCAATCACAGCAAGACAGCGGAGCTGCTTGGGATGAGTCGGACTACACTCTTAAAAAAGATTAAACAGAGTAGTGGTGCTGATAGTGAATAA
- a CDS encoding cytochrome c — MRKFVFFALSGVLITAFIFFTQAQMSDKAQLGRALFHDPTFKGTIKPGPPKAGYATGLSCANCHADFDDTANPDGLIRAGHSVVGVPHRGEAKGGMIKGADFARAAGGGGFCYEHFLQRVPHDKVNPTAIPAEHAEALMAYFEFISRDNKGPEFEIAMLDDTAKKAAGEKLAAMSGDAQKGWELFGRACVVCHPTPYKAGIGTQLIRSRAPRNIDAAIERWATKIRGGGFLMPFYAPDILSDQDIADILAFLRQELENL, encoded by the coding sequence ATGCGTAAATTTGTTTTCTTCGCCCTATCTGGCGTTTTAATTACAGCATTCATCTTTTTTACACAAGCACAAATGTCAGATAAAGCACAACTGGGGCGCGCACTTTTCCACGACCCAACTTTCAAAGGAACAATTAAACCAGGCCCTCCTAAAGCAGGTTACGCGACTGGGCTTTCCTGTGCAAACTGCCATGCCGATTTCGATGACACGGCGAATCCTGACGGTCTGATTCGCGCAGGGCATAGTGTCGTTGGTGTTCCACACCGCGGAGAAGCCAAAGGTGGGATGATCAAAGGGGCAGATTTCGCACGCGCAGCGGGTGGTGGTGGCTTCTGTTATGAGCATTTCTTACAGAGGGTCCCGCATGATAAAGTGAATCCTACCGCAATTCCAGCAGAACACGCCGAAGCGCTCATGGCTTATTTTGAATTTATCTCTAGAGACAACAAAGGTCCCGAATTTGAAATTGCGATGCTGGATGATACTGCGAAAAAGGCAGCGGGTGAGAAACTCGCCGCGATGAGTGGGGATGCACAAAAGGGATGGGAACTTTTTGGACGCGCTTGTGTCGTCTGCCATCCGACACCTTACAAAGCCGGGATCGGCACGCAACTTATCCGTTCCAGAGCACCTCGCAATATTGACGCAGCGATAGAGCGTTGGGCTACTAAAATTCGCGGTGGTGGCTTTCTTATGCCATTCTATGCGCCTGATATCCTCAGTGACCAGGATATCGCTGACATTCTTGCGTTCCTACGTCAAGAATTAGAAAATCTATAA
- a CDS encoding LLM class flavin-dependent oxidoreductase, with the protein MKFGLFYEHQIPRPWQDGAEHKLFQDALAQVELADTLGFDYIWEVEHHFLEEYSHSSAPEVFLAACSQRTTQIRLGHGIVLMPPAYNHPARVAERIATLDLVSDGRVEWGTGESASHIELGGFNVDPKCKREMWAECTRETAKMMTQSPYSGYDGQYFSMPPRNVVPKPLQMPHPPPWVACSSRDSLRYAAKYGLGALTFAFVDAEEAKFWVEEYYEIFEKECEPLTQRVNPNIAMVSGFSCHNNEETAVARGLDGLRFFRFALAHYYHNGSQIPGETDIWQLYRQTTQDPAEGRAGIGTPDQVREHLEIMEDAGVDQVVFIQQAGANRHEDICESLELFAEQVLPDFKARDAAYLAKKSERLAEATEKAEGQKPALTSLSEVPIVDSYPILKRKLEEKTEETNDSEMSDDGKKFLLSIEGGKRTVDR; encoded by the coding sequence ATGAAATTTGGGCTGTTTTATGAACATCAGATTCCACGCCCATGGCAGGACGGCGCAGAACATAAACTCTTTCAAGATGCGTTAGCGCAGGTAGAACTGGCTGACACACTCGGATTTGACTATATCTGGGAAGTTGAACACCATTTCCTTGAGGAGTATTCACACTCTTCTGCACCGGAGGTATTTCTCGCAGCGTGTAGCCAGCGGACAACACAAATTCGGTTAGGACACGGGATCGTGCTGATGCCTCCGGCATACAATCATCCAGCACGCGTCGCTGAACGTATTGCCACACTCGACTTGGTCTCAGATGGACGTGTGGAGTGGGGAACGGGAGAATCCGCCTCGCATATAGAACTCGGTGGGTTCAATGTTGACCCGAAATGTAAGCGCGAGATGTGGGCAGAATGCACGCGTGAAACGGCGAAAATGATGACACAATCGCCTTATTCAGGCTATGACGGACAGTACTTTTCGATGCCACCCCGTAATGTCGTGCCAAAACCGCTGCAGATGCCACATCCACCACCGTGGGTGGCGTGTTCCAGCCGCGATAGTCTTCGATATGCTGCCAAATATGGACTCGGTGCATTAACCTTCGCATTTGTCGATGCAGAGGAAGCAAAATTCTGGGTAGAAGAGTATTATGAAATTTTCGAGAAGGAGTGTGAACCTCTCACGCAGCGGGTGAACCCAAACATCGCCATGGTATCAGGGTTTTCATGTCATAATAATGAAGAGACTGCTGTCGCTCGCGGTTTAGATGGTTTGCGTTTCTTCCGATTCGCGCTCGCGCATTACTATCATAATGGCTCGCAAATACCAGGGGAAACGGATATTTGGCAGCTTTATAGACAAACAACACAGGATCCAGCTGAGGGTAGAGCAGGCATTGGCACACCAGACCAGGTCCGTGAACACTTAGAGATAATGGAAGATGCTGGCGTGGACCAAGTCGTCTTCATTCAGCAGGCTGGCGCGAACCGTCATGAGGATATCTGTGAATCGTTGGAACTGTTTGCTGAACAAGTTCTCCCAGATTTCAAAGCGCGAGATGCAGCATACCTTGCTAAAAAAAGTGAGCGACTCGCTGAGGCAACTGAAAAAGCGGAAGGACAAAAACCGGCTTTGACATCCCTCAGCGAGGTTCCAATTGTGGATTCTTATCCGATTCTCAAGCGGAAATTAGAGGAGAAAACGGAAGAAACCAACGATAGTGAGATGAGCGATGACGGTAAAAAGTTTCTATTATCAATAGAAGGCGGAAAACGAACTGTTGATAGATGA
- a CDS encoding aldo/keto reductase, giving the protein MKNIKLASGHETPIFGLGTWQLKGRQCERIVKEAIALGYTHIDTAWMYQNQREIGKALRDTNIDREEVFLTTKIWHTHLKHAEVLAQFEECLSDLQMDYVDLLLIHHPSGSVPVAETFDAFQKLYDAGQVKSIGISNFSIAQVEEACEVSELPICTNQVEYHVRRNRSDLRDYCHARDIVMTAHRPLAVGNLANDAVLRSIGEAHGKTAAQVALRWLVQQNIITIPKSGSVPHLRENLDVFAWQLTDEEMQTLDTVT; this is encoded by the coding sequence ATGAAAAACATCAAACTTGCATCAGGACATGAAACGCCTATATTCGGTTTAGGAACCTGGCAGCTAAAAGGCAGGCAGTGTGAACGCATCGTCAAGGAAGCTATCGCATTAGGCTATACGCATATTGACACGGCATGGATGTATCAAAACCAGCGCGAAATCGGGAAAGCACTTCGCGATACTAACATTGATCGTGAGGAAGTGTTCCTCACGACTAAAATTTGGCACACCCATCTCAAACACGCTGAGGTCCTCGCTCAATTTGAGGAGTGCCTTAGCGATTTGCAAATGGATTATGTTGATCTATTATTGATTCACCATCCGAGCGGCTCTGTTCCGGTCGCTGAAACTTTTGATGCATTCCAAAAGCTTTACGACGCGGGTCAGGTGAAAAGCATTGGCATCAGTAACTTTAGCATTGCTCAGGTTGAAGAGGCATGTGAGGTCTCAGAACTCCCGATCTGCACGAATCAGGTGGAATACCATGTACGCAGAAACCGATCAGATTTGCGAGACTACTGCCACGCGCGTGATATAGTGATGACAGCGCACCGCCCTTTGGCTGTCGGAAATCTTGCCAATGACGCAGTGCTGCGCAGCATCGGAGAAGCGCACGGAAAGACTGCAGCACAAGTCGCATTACGGTGGTTAGTCCAGCAGAACATTATCACAATTCCAAAATCGGGTTCGGTGCCGCATTTACGCGAAAATTTAGATGTTTTCGCATGGCAATTGACCGATGAAGAAATGCAAACACTCGATACCGTAACGTAG
- a CDS encoding glycerophosphodiester phosphodiesterase family protein — MGSWIRIAHRGASGSAPENTLVAFKKAIEIGVDAVELDLHGTADGEVVVIHDSSFDRTTNLRASVNQATLEMIKRADAGGWFAAEFAGEPVPTLEEALECITQETIAVLEIKDPLIAEAVVAKIHKTDTLDLTVIISFHTSVLRTVRTLEPRIPTGWLIGNHNKHLSPIHLCQQLGELGSSLLNVNHQLITAEFAYEVRRRGIALWCWTVDDIPRMREMKEFGVQGITSNYPERFAKI, encoded by the coding sequence ATGGGTTCGTGGATTCGGATTGCGCACCGTGGAGCATCAGGAAGCGCACCGGAAAATACACTCGTAGCATTCAAGAAGGCAATCGAAATTGGTGTGGATGCGGTTGAACTTGATCTGCACGGCACCGCCGATGGCGAGGTCGTCGTGATACACGACTCTTCTTTCGATAGAACAACAAATCTCCGTGCGAGCGTCAACCAAGCCACTTTAGAAATGATTAAGCGTGCTGATGCTGGTGGATGGTTTGCCGCTGAATTTGCAGGTGAACCGGTACCGACGCTTGAAGAGGCATTAGAATGCATCACACAGGAGACAATTGCTGTCCTAGAAATCAAAGATCCGCTGATAGCCGAAGCAGTTGTCGCAAAAATTCATAAGACAGATACGTTAGATCTCACCGTCATCATCTCTTTTCATACCAGCGTCTTACGGACCGTTCGCACATTAGAACCCCGTATCCCAACAGGGTGGCTCATTGGGAATCACAATAAACATCTGTCTCCTATTCATCTGTGCCAGCAATTAGGGGAGCTCGGTAGCAGTCTGCTAAATGTCAATCATCAACTGATTACAGCCGAATTCGCTTATGAAGTTCGTCGTCGCGGTATTGCCCTATGGTGTTGGACTGTAGATGACATCCCTCGCATGCGCGAAATGAAGGAATTCGGTGTCCAAGGCATTACCTCAAATTACCCAGAACGTTTCGCTAAAATTTAG
- the tilS gene encoding tRNA lysidine(34) synthetase TilS produces the protein MTAHFVRQMHRFILRHAMIENGETVIVAVSGGADSLALLYGLHALRTQLNCQLHVAHLNHCLRPEADADADFVQQHATHLELPCTIRHAEVPLLMKQWKLSVEASARRARYQFYEDVCTQIRATKVALGHHRDDTAETVLMNLIRGSGTTGLKGIAPVRDVKFIRPLAGFTRQQIEVFLTSVGLVPRQDSTNADTRYLRNRIRHELIPLLKSDYNPNIKAGLSRTSDVLGAESEYLDTVTQEAFEASRIRDSAKIDALATSGSVALDRAKFQQYHIAIQRRILRRSFAEMLGYTGDLYFAHCETMLNLIEGDSPNTVLALPNGLRFRRAYQCLIFEISTGAIETESFGYPLAVPGKSSITALNAEIIAELGDIRSREALNLPDGKFEAVFDYEKLKEAFANLASEIPPLTIRNRQQGDRFQPYGMRGTKKIKDFLIDAKVPRYERDRIPLLVCGGEILWIVGYTTNERFKIQPGTQQYLYLRYVSDETSF, from the coding sequence ATGACAGCCCACTTCGTGCGACAGATGCACCGCTTCATTTTGCGGCACGCAATGATCGAGAATGGCGAAACGGTAATTGTTGCAGTCTCTGGCGGTGCGGATTCTCTCGCACTCCTATACGGTTTGCATGCCTTACGTACCCAACTCAATTGTCAACTTCATGTCGCTCATTTAAATCACTGTCTTCGCCCGGAGGCGGATGCAGATGCGGACTTTGTCCAGCAGCACGCAACACACTTAGAATTGCCGTGTACCATCCGACATGCTGAGGTGCCTCTTTTGATGAAGCAGTGGAAACTTTCTGTAGAGGCAAGCGCGCGCAGGGCACGGTATCAATTTTATGAAGATGTCTGCACACAAATTCGCGCGACCAAAGTGGCTTTGGGACACCATCGGGACGATACTGCTGAGACGGTTTTGATGAACCTCATCCGTGGGAGCGGAACTACTGGATTGAAAGGTATTGCCCCTGTTAGAGATGTCAAGTTTATTCGACCGCTCGCAGGTTTTACACGGCAACAAATTGAGGTATTTCTTACGTCCGTGGGGCTGGTGCCGCGACAGGATTCAACCAACGCGGATACACGTTACCTCCGTAACCGTATCCGCCACGAGTTGATTCCGCTACTTAAAAGTGACTACAATCCGAATATCAAGGCTGGATTAAGCCGTACGTCTGATGTGTTGGGTGCTGAATCAGAATATCTCGATACCGTTACACAAGAGGCATTTGAGGCGAGTCGGATACGAGACTCAGCTAAAATTGACGCACTGGCAACATCGGGAAGTGTTGCCCTGGACAGAGCAAAATTCCAGCAGTATCACATTGCCATACAGAGGCGAATACTGCGGCGGAGTTTCGCTGAAATGTTAGGGTATACGGGCGATCTCTATTTCGCGCACTGTGAAACGATGCTAAACCTCATTGAAGGAGACTCGCCCAACACCGTATTGGCACTCCCAAACGGTTTGCGCTTTCGACGGGCATATCAGTGCCTTATCTTTGAGATAAGCACGGGTGCCATTGAAACCGAGAGTTTTGGGTATCCGCTCGCTGTTCCGGGTAAATCGTCTATCACTGCTTTAAATGCAGAAATCATCGCAGAACTGGGTGACATCCGATCTCGTGAGGCACTCAATTTACCAGATGGGAAATTTGAAGCAGTGTTTGATTACGAAAAGTTAAAGGAGGCGTTTGCAAATCTGGCTTCGGAAATACCACCACTCACGATACGTAATCGGCAACAAGGCGATCGGTTTCAGCCATACGGTATGCGCGGAACAAAGAAGATTAAGGATTTTTTGATAGACGCTAAAGTGCCTCGCTACGAACGCGATCGCATTCCACTACTTGTTTGTGGCGGTGAAATCCTCTGGATCGTTGGCTATACCACCAATGAACGGTTCAAGATTCAGCCCGGTACGCAGCAATATCTTTATTTACGTTATGTCAGCGACGAAACCTCTTTCTGA
- the hpt gene encoding hypoxanthine phosphoribosyltransferase, translating into MSATKPLSESVLISESRLQSRIQELGAQIFSDYEDQELVLLGVLRGSVLFFADLARAIFRAQLSDQGREVALRFEFVQLVSYHESTKPSTVQLISGGSDYLKQRHILIVEDVVDTGRTLEFLHEHLQTLNPKTIKVCTLLDKPIQRQVSVSVDYIGFEIPDAFVVGYGLDYAQQYRNLPYIAVLESP; encoded by the coding sequence ATGTCAGCGACGAAACCTCTTTCTGAATCCGTTCTTATCTCTGAATCCCGTCTCCAGAGCCGAATTCAGGAACTCGGTGCTCAGATATTTTCCGATTATGAGGACCAAGAATTGGTCCTGCTTGGTGTGCTCAGGGGAAGTGTTCTATTTTTCGCGGATCTTGCACGTGCCATCTTTAGGGCGCAACTTTCGGATCAGGGGAGAGAAGTCGCCCTTCGCTTTGAATTTGTGCAACTTGTGAGTTACCATGAAAGCACGAAACCATCAACAGTTCAACTTATCAGTGGTGGCAGTGATTACCTTAAGCAGCGGCATATCCTTATTGTGGAAGACGTTGTTGATACAGGACGGACTTTGGAGTTCCTACATGAACATCTCCAGACGTTGAATCCAAAGACTATTAAGGTCTGCACACTGCTTGATAAGCCTATTCAACGTCAAGTATCTGTTTCTGTTGATTATATCGGCTTTGAAATTCCCGATGCTTTCGTTGTTGGATATGGACTTGACTACGCGCAACAGTATCGGAATTTACCCTATATTGCTGTTTTGGAGTCACCCTAA
- a CDS encoding heavy-metal-associated domain-containing protein: protein MEKIKLKISDRSCQHCVKTGIDALTELEGIQRAEVDPRKGEAVVHFDPLRITTANVMKVVSKIGFEAVGKPDLYRYGKNKRVV from the coding sequence ATGGAAAAAATAAAATTAAAAATTAGTGATAGGTCTTGTCAACATTGCGTCAAAACAGGGATAGATGCATTGACAGAGCTTGAAGGTATTCAGCGTGCGGAGGTGGATCCGCGCAAAGGCGAGGCAGTTGTACATTTCGATCCCTTACGCATCACGACTGCCAACGTCATGAAGGTGGTATCGAAAATAGGTTTTGAAGCAGTGGGAAAACCGGATCTTTATCGTTACGGAAAAAATAAACGGGTCGTATAG